The Argopecten irradians isolate NY chromosome 4, Ai_NY, whole genome shotgun sequence genome has a window encoding:
- the LOC138320879 gene encoding serine-rich adhesin for platelets-like yields MAAAVHQQLSPSLNENWKNGTHVCKLSARINIGNQIKRWMTLKAGMRLWRNEDVAKMLMDCWSSVYGIMLDDGSELPAEASDTEVQSNEPDDYSVTDEIPLAEDLPIWERPLEDWEISTSSLKNPNGDFCPSFSTTRSLKNSNHDVVNSVSTSLKNSNRDGVNSVSTSLKSTSQDAVNSVSTTLKNSSHVVSRVTTSLKTSNHNVVSCVSTSLKSVYCASTPTMTVNDDIKSSVYQNTIPTLKHSDSHQRLLAIPKVDNQVVQIQKAQGKPQTASLRTLLTEKTVPCLPKTNKHLLLVPDTVGMPMLLLLPDGKLVPAESCKNSCDITASISQTKKDNIFTPFTSTTAHHLITSKSGRSSVTSNTSVSQYCNIGQTPSTVAGSVPQSLNQKVRLLNVNTCSLSHHNKRKQALHSRIVTSSVLCKNIKQEEDIGDKVKSDTQISDTENRDICGSQELMKQGVESNLGNQQVVKPVSRCIHGNKLDASQTQNINKQDMNQIRSSIHGNIPDLKQIQSSKHDSQRRNVIQIFRSDNDGGAVDSDLVLNMYCSTDEDADDEGDETKTGSKLEVSLTKRKLIKTERKQAKRKHTACVSSDTDVTPNSVKQHLEPHTTTSYRSERLRKRAKISFTELLKGNVVFKKGRNGEVYAQERGETSSETEYIGKPDLSKDKHQADMKDRKMKPDIKSHITNSNVNVCDNISDDVVLSSRTDSEEDVDIETKNNSCNNLEDFQYVVHFPT; encoded by the exons TTGGTCGTCTGTTTACGGTATCATGTTAGATGATGGTTCTGAACTCCCAGCTGAAGCTTCGGATACAGAAGTTCAGAGCAATGAACCAGATGACTACAGTGTGACAGATGA AATACCTTTAGCAGAAGATTTGCCTATTTGGGAAAGACCGTTGGAAGACTGGGAGATATCGACTTCTTCACTGAAAAATCCCAATGGAGATTTCTGTCCTTCTTTCTCAACTACACGTAGTCTGAAAAATTCAAACCACGATGTCGTCAATTCAGTATCGACTAGTCTGAAAAACTCAAACCGCGATGGCGTCAATTCAGTATCAACTAGTCTGAAAAGCACAAGCCAAGATGCTGTCAATTCAGTATCCACTACTTTGAAAAACTCAAGTCATGTGGTATCTCGTGTAACAACTAGTCTGAAAACATCCAATCACAATGTTGTATCTTGCGTGTCAACTAGTCTGAAATCTGTCTATTGTGCATCAACTCCAACCATGACCGTGAATGATGATATAAA GTCATCAGTTTATCAGAATACTATTCCGACATTGAAGCACTCTGACAGTCACCAACGCTTGCTAGCAATACCTAAAGTAGATAACCAGGTGGTACAGATCCAGAAGGCCCAAGGAAAACCTCAAACGGCCAGTCTTCGGACTCTACTAACAGAGAAAACAGTGCCGTGTCTACCAAAGACCAACAAGCATCTGTTGTTGGTACCTGACACAGTAGGGATGCCAATGCTACTGCTCCTTCCCGATGGAAAACTTGTGCCTGCAGAAAGTTGTAAGAATTCATGTGACATCACAGCAAGTATTTCGCAAACAAAGAAAGACAATATATTTACTCCATTTACCTCAACAACTGCGCATCATTTGATAACGTCAAAAAGTGGCAGGTCATCTGTGACAAGTAATACTAGTGTTTCCCAGTACTGTAACATCGGACAGACACCTTCAACAGTTGCAGGAAGCGTTCCTCAATCGCTAAACCAAAAGGTCCGCCTTTTAAATGTTAATACTTGTAGTCTTTCTCACCATAATAAACGAAAACAAGCTCTTCATTCAAGGATTGTCACATCATCAGTGCTGTGTAAAAACATCAAACAAGAAGAGGACATTGGGGACAAGGTTAAATCGGATACTCAGATAAGTGATACCGAGAATAGGGATATCTGTGGTAGCCAAGAACTTATGAAGCAGGGTGTTGAGAGTAACCTGGGTAACCAGCAAGTTGTGAAGCCAGTATCAAgatgtatccatggtaacaaaCTTGATGCAAGCCAGActcaaaatattaacaaacaaGATATGAACCAAATTCGAAGTAGCATCCATGGTAACATTCCAGATTTGAAGCAGATTCAAAGTAGTAAACATGATAGCCAACGGCGGAATGTAATTCAGATATTCAGAAGTGACAATGATGGTGGAGCAGTCGACAGTGATTTAGTTCTAAACATGTACTGTAGCACAGACGAAGATGCTGATGACGAAGGTGATGAAACAAAAACGGGGTCAAAGTTGGAGGTCAGTCTAACAAAACGAAAACTTATTAAAACAGAGAGGAAACAGGCTAAAAGAAAGCACACAGCATGTGTATCAagtgatactgatgtcactCCCAACTCTGTAAAACAACACTTAGAACCCCATACTACTACCTCCTATCGCAGTGAAAGACTAAGGAAGAGAGCCAAAATATCATTCACTGAACTACTGAAGggaaatgttgtttttaagaaaGGTCGGAATGGAGAAGTTTATGCACAAGAG aGAGGGGAAACTTCTAGTGAAACTGAATACATAGGGAAGCCTGACCTCTCTAAAGATAAACACCAAGCTGATATGAAAGACAGAAAGATGAAGCCAGATATAAAGAGCCATATCACCAACTCTAACGTTAACGTTTGTGATAATATCAGTGATGACGTGGTTTTAAGCTCTCGAACTGATTCAGAAGAAGATGTCGACATAGAAACGAAGAATAACTCCTGTAATAATTTGGAAGATTTTCAGTACGTGGTGCATTTCCCTACTTAA